One Bacillota bacterium DNA window includes the following coding sequences:
- a CDS encoding sugar kinase — protein MSKRVVTFGEIMLRLTPPNHKRFVQAESLDVTYGGAEANVAVSLANYGLDAHYVTKVPNNLIGQAAINHLRRFGVNTDSIIRGGPRLGIYFQETGAAQRPSKVVYDRAGAAIATAKPEEFDWEKILAGATWFHVTGITPALSPTAAQITIDAVRTAKKLGVTVSIDLNYRKNLWTPDEANKVMSEVVKYVDLCIANEEDAEKVFGIKAQGSDITSGKLNEAGYHDVIHQLVDRFGFKYVAVTLRESFSASHNGWSGLLYDGKDFYRSRRYDITPIVDRVGGGDSFGSGLIYALITGKELQEAVDYAAAASCLKHSITGDFNLVSVDEVEHLAGGDASGRVQR, from the coding sequence ATGTCTAAAAGAGTAGTTACCTTCGGCGAAATAATGCTTAGACTTACACCCCCCAACCATAAACGCTTTGTCCAGGCCGAGAGCCTAGATGTTACTTACGGTGGCGCTGAAGCCAACGTGGCCGTATCTTTGGCCAACTACGGCCTGGACGCCCACTATGTAACCAAAGTACCGAACAACTTAATCGGCCAAGCGGCCATCAACCATCTGCGTCGCTTTGGCGTTAACACAGACTCCATTATCCGTGGCGGTCCGCGGCTGGGAATTTATTTTCAGGAAACTGGAGCAGCCCAGAGACCGTCCAAGGTTGTGTATGATCGGGCCGGCGCTGCGATAGCAACAGCAAAACCGGAGGAATTCGATTGGGAAAAAATACTGGCGGGAGCAACGTGGTTTCACGTTACCGGTATTACCCCGGCCTTAAGTCCCACTGCGGCTCAAATTACTATTGACGCTGTTCGCACCGCGAAGAAACTGGGAGTTACCGTTAGTATTGACCTTAACTACCGTAAGAACCTCTGGACTCCGGACGAAGCTAACAAAGTTATGTCCGAAGTGGTCAAATACGTAGACCTGTGCATAGCCAACGAAGAAGACGCCGAAAAAGTCTTTGGTATCAAGGCCCAAGGAAGCGATATTACTTCCGGCAAACTGAACGAGGCTGGTTACCACGATGTTATCCATCAATTAGTAGACCGCTTCGGCTTTAAGTATGTGGCCGTAACATTGCGTGAGAGCTTCTCCGCTTCTCATAACGGTTGGTCCGGACTTCTGTACGATGGCAAGGACTTCTACCGGTCTCGCCGTTACGACATTACCCCGATCGTGGATCGTGTTGGCGGTGGCGACTCCTTCGGCAGCGGCTTAATTTACGCTCTAATAACCGGTAAAGAACTGCAAGAAGCAGTGGACTATGCTGCCGCAGCTTCCTGCTTAAAACACAGCATAACCGGTGACTTTAACCTGGTTAGCGTGGATGAAGTTGAACATCTGGCCGGCGGCGACGCTTCCGGGAGGGTACAGCGGTAA